A genomic window from Tolypothrix sp. PCC 7910 includes:
- a CDS encoding Uma2 family endonuclease, producing MNQQTTERVRWKTADLELFPDNGNRYEIIDGELLVTSAPHWKHQKTCVRISGVFDNWSQVSGLGEVVTDPGIIFGDNDHVIPDVVWASNEKLATVLDEAGHLTAAPELVVEVLSAEIENEKRDRELKLKLYSSRGVREYWIVDWRKQQIEVYRREQGILKLAATLFHDDELTSPILPDFTCAIALLFK from the coding sequence ATGAACCAGCAGACAACTGAGAGAGTGCGCTGGAAAACCGCTGATTTGGAGTTGTTTCCAGATAACGGGAACCGCTATGAAATTATTGACGGGGAATTGTTGGTGACGAGCGCGCCTCACTGGAAGCATCAGAAAACTTGTGTGAGAATTAGCGGGGTTTTTGATAACTGGTCACAGGTTAGTGGTTTAGGAGAAGTTGTCACAGATCCAGGTATAATTTTTGGCGACAACGATCATGTGATTCCTGATGTGGTCTGGGCTAGCAATGAGAAACTAGCTACTGTGTTAGATGAGGCGGGACATTTGACTGCTGCACCAGAATTGGTGGTAGAGGTGCTATCTGCGGAAATAGAGAATGAAAAGCGAGATAGGGAATTAAAACTCAAGCTCTATTCATCGCGAGGTGTTAGAGAATATTGGATTGTGGATTGGCGTAAGCAACAAATAGAAGTTTATCGCAGAGAACAAGGGATTTTAAAGTTAGCTGCGACTTTATTCCATGATGATGAGTTGACATCACCTATTTTGCCTGATTTTACTTGTGCGATCGCTCTTTTGTTTAAATGA
- a CDS encoding anti-sigma regulatory factor yields the protein MITISLRPVGRYWGTISFASTLYLCPILDLLLAEIPERMQAELRLGLQEALVNAAKHGNNLDPSKTVVVRFSLIDNQYWWIISDQGNGFSPSAESDSDCDPDPIDYLPPDEAESGRGLCLLHQIFDQVEWNRKGTELRLCKQLETPRPRLSLRR from the coding sequence GTGATTACCATCTCGCTCCGTCCAGTTGGACGTTATTGGGGCACTATTAGTTTTGCCTCAACCCTCTATCTGTGTCCAATCTTAGATTTACTCTTGGCAGAAATTCCAGAAAGAATGCAAGCAGAACTGCGGCTAGGGCTCCAAGAAGCCTTAGTCAACGCAGCAAAACATGGTAATAACCTAGACCCTAGTAAAACAGTAGTAGTGCGTTTTTCCTTGATAGATAATCAATATTGGTGGATTATATCAGATCAAGGTAACGGTTTTAGTCCATCAGCTGAATCTGATTCCGATTGCGATCCCGATCCCATTGACTATCTCCCTCCAGACGAAGCAGAAAGTGGTCGAGGTCTATGTCTACTACATCAAATCTTTGATCAAGTAGAGTGGAACCGAAAGGGCACAGAATTAAGGCTTTGTAAACAGCTAGAAACCCCCCGCCCCCGCCTATCTCTGCGGCGGTGA
- the apcD gene encoding allophycocyanin subunit alpha-B, translating to MTVISQVILQADDELRYPSSGELKSIQAFMQTGAKRTRIASTLAENEKKIVQEATKQLWQKRPDFISPGGNAYGERQRSLCIRDFGWYLRLITYGVLAGDKEPIEKIGLIGVREMYNSLGVPVPGMVEAIASLKKAALDLLSAEDAAEASPYFDYIIQAMS from the coding sequence ATGACTGTAATTAGCCAAGTTATTCTCCAAGCCGACGATGAACTGCGTTATCCCAGCAGTGGTGAACTGAAAAGCATCCAAGCTTTTATGCAAACCGGTGCAAAGCGCACAAGGATTGCTAGCACCCTAGCTGAGAACGAAAAAAAGATAGTTCAGGAAGCAACCAAACAATTATGGCAGAAGCGTCCTGACTTTATTTCTCCTGGTGGAAACGCTTACGGCGAACGTCAGCGTTCTCTATGTATCCGTGACTTTGGTTGGTATTTACGCCTGATTACCTACGGCGTACTTGCTGGCGACAAAGAACCAATCGAAAAAATCGGTTTGATTGGTGTACGGGAAATGTACAATTCACTTGGCGTTCCCGTACCTGGAATGGTAGAAGCGATCGCTTCCCTCAAAAAAGCCGCCCTTGACTTATTGAGTGCAGAAGACGCTGCGGAAGCATCACCCTACTTTGATTACATTATTCAGGCTATGTCTTGA
- a CDS encoding DUF262 domain-containing protein has product MSILALYATIFNANLPSFLAKMELHAYTRTISDLFSVKKKYVVPRFQREYSWTKEKISELWDDIVSNISINSDGNFKHEEYFIGSLVLVGDDKSVSMQIVDGQQRLTTLTILLSALCQRFVEIDKNNVAESIYENYIAGKDDEGNYYFKLENETPKPFFQTAIQHLEKRQESPSTEEETTLLNSYNEFYSYTSRESLKKKFGQSKVDDNLYERLLKAIRDQVVKYLKVIFITVGEEDEAYTIFETLNARGMDLSFVDLIKNKVFKGFNTKHPDDFAKTKWKDLRNTIVSREGVGSLETFVRHWWIARYNYTSADNVYKHFKKLWNTGEINAENFLTELVSDANLYIKISSPVIDDFKQQEEKELYKSLIALKIFNVSQQRPFILSLFKAWQNKNLKLSDVKTILSFIEKFHFSFNAICSMRPSGIEGSYSKTARQLLEATDKHSARKVIEEFKKQLEIRLPDKQTFKESFSRLKFLKSHTTDKKIIQYIFSYIESVKQTTNEFKPDSITLEHILPQAYSTEDFVGSIGNLLPLGAELNEKAGNKNFLEKIEIYKQSNFVLTQEFTKNVPGKWGKEEIQVRTDSLAEYCYDSMWNKN; this is encoded by the coding sequence ATGAGTATACTTGCATTATATGCTACAATTTTCAACGCCAACCTACCAAGTTTTCTTGCAAAGATGGAACTACACGCATACACGAGAACAATTTCTGATCTCTTTTCCGTCAAAAAAAAGTATGTTGTTCCTAGATTTCAAAGGGAATATTCATGGACTAAAGAGAAGATTTCCGAGTTGTGGGATGATATAGTTTCAAATATTTCTATCAATAGCGATGGTAACTTTAAGCATGAAGAATATTTTATTGGTTCACTTGTCCTTGTAGGGGATGATAAATCTGTATCAATGCAAATTGTTGATGGACAACAGCGTCTTACAACACTTACTATTCTACTCTCTGCTCTTTGCCAGAGGTTTGTAGAAATTGACAAAAACAATGTTGCTGAATCTATATATGAAAATTATATTGCTGGTAAAGATGATGAGGGTAACTACTACTTCAAATTAGAAAATGAAACTCCTAAGCCTTTTTTTCAAACAGCTATCCAGCATCTTGAAAAAAGACAAGAATCTCCATCTACAGAAGAAGAAACAACTCTCTTAAACTCATACAACGAGTTTTATTCCTATACATCTAGAGAGTCACTCAAAAAGAAGTTTGGACAATCTAAGGTAGATGATAATCTATATGAACGTCTTTTAAAAGCGATCAGAGATCAAGTTGTGAAGTATCTCAAAGTAATTTTTATAACGGTTGGCGAAGAAGATGAGGCTTACACAATCTTTGAAACTTTAAATGCACGAGGAATGGACTTAAGTTTTGTTGATTTAATAAAAAATAAAGTCTTTAAAGGTTTTAATACAAAGCACCCTGATGATTTTGCAAAGACCAAATGGAAAGATTTGCGAAATACAATAGTTTCAAGAGAAGGTGTAGGTAGTCTGGAAACTTTTGTAAGGCACTGGTGGATAGCTAGGTATAACTATACAAGTGCTGATAATGTTTACAAACATTTTAAAAAACTATGGAATACTGGTGAAATAAATGCCGAAAACTTTTTAACCGAGTTAGTCAGTGATGCAAATCTATACATTAAAATTTCATCTCCTGTTATTGATGATTTTAAACAACAAGAAGAAAAAGAATTATATAAATCTTTAATTGCCTTAAAAATTTTTAATGTTAGTCAACAAAGACCTTTTATCTTAAGTTTATTTAAAGCTTGGCAAAATAAAAATCTGAAATTATCGGATGTGAAGACAATTCTTTCTTTTATTGAAAAATTTCACTTTTCTTTCAATGCTATATGTTCTATGAGACCTTCAGGTATTGAGGGGAGCTATTCTAAAACTGCTAGACAATTACTAGAAGCAACAGACAAGCATTCAGCTAGAAAAGTTATAGAAGAGTTCAAAAAACAATTAGAGATACGGCTGCCTGACAAACAAACATTTAAAGAGAGTTTCTCTAGATTGAAATTTCTCAAAAGTCATACTACAGATAAAAAAATCATTCAATATATTTTTAGCTATATTGAATCTGTCAAGCAAACGACAAACGAGTTTAAACCTGATAGCATTACCTTGGAACATATATTACCTCAGGCATATAGTACAGAAGATTTTGTAGGTTCTATTGGTAATTTATTGCCTTTGGGAGCAGAACTAAACGAAAAAGCTGGTAATAAGAACTTTCTTGAAAAAATAGAGATATACAAGCAATCTAACTTTGTATTGACGCAGGAATTTACGAAAAATGTCCCTGGAAAATGGGGAAAAGAAGAAATTCAAGTTAGAACAGATTCTCTGGCTGAATATTGCTATGACTCTATGTGGAATAAAAATTAG
- a CDS encoding type II toxin-antitoxin system death-on-curing family toxin, translating to MQTPRFLSTSQVIKIHERQIEIFGGTTGIRDAGLLDSALAQPQATFGGELLHPTISDQAAAYLYHLAMNHPFIDGNKRTAFAVMDTFLTLNGYSLNLLADETYNMVIRVVQREISKEELSAFLELHLQRK from the coding sequence TTGCAAACTCCTAGATTTCTTTCTACTTCCCAAGTTATCAAGATTCACGAACGCCAAATTGAAATATTTGGTGGTACTACTGGTATTAGAGACGCAGGCTTACTTGATTCAGCTTTAGCTCAACCTCAGGCTACTTTTGGCGGTGAACTGCTTCATCCGACAATATCCGATCAAGCAGCAGCTTATCTATACCATCTAGCGATGAATCATCCTTTTATTGATGGTAACAAACGCACTGCATTTGCTGTGATGGATACTTTTCTTACATTGAACGGTTATAGTTTGAACTTGTTGGCTGATGAAACTTATAACATGGTAATTCGAGTAGTGCAGCGAGAAATTTCTAAAGAAGAATTATCTGCATTCCTCGAATTACACCTACAGCGCAAGTAA
- the asnS gene encoding asparagine--tRNA ligase gives MVNRRIVEILRSGEPDDSLVVQGWVRTKRELKGFAFIEVNDGSSLANLQVVINEDVPDYDVILKKVNTGAAVEVAGVLVASQGKGQRIELKAETVKVYGEADPEVYPLQKKRHSFEFLRTIGHLRSRTNSFGAVFRVRNACSTAIHNFFQERGFLWVHTPIITASDCEGAGELFSVTSLDLKNIPRTENQAVDYSQDFFGKPTYLTVSGQLEAEVMAMAFSNVYTFGPTFRAENSNTSRHLAEFWMVEPEMAFCDLEGDMDLAEAFLKYIFKYVLEKCPEDMEFFNQRIDNSVLATAENIINNQFERLTYTDAIKLLEKADFKFEYPVSWGLDLQSEHERYLAEQLFKKPVIVTDYPAQIKAFYMRLNDDEKTVRAMDILAPKIGEIIGGSQREERLEVLERRILAQGMKPEDLWWYLDLRRYGTVPHAGFGLGFERLVQFITGMANIRDVIPFPRTPQSAEF, from the coding sequence ATGGTAAATCGACGAATTGTAGAAATATTGCGAAGTGGTGAACCTGATGACTCCCTCGTAGTTCAAGGCTGGGTGCGGACGAAACGCGAGTTGAAAGGGTTTGCTTTTATTGAAGTTAATGACGGTTCATCTTTGGCAAATTTGCAAGTTGTGATCAACGAAGATGTGCCAGACTACGATGTGATTTTAAAAAAAGTCAATACAGGTGCGGCGGTAGAAGTAGCTGGCGTGTTGGTAGCTTCCCAAGGTAAAGGACAGCGAATTGAACTCAAAGCCGAAACCGTGAAAGTCTATGGTGAAGCTGATCCCGAAGTTTATCCACTGCAAAAGAAACGCCACTCCTTTGAATTTTTGCGTACCATTGGACATTTGCGATCGCGTACTAATTCTTTTGGTGCAGTTTTCCGCGTCCGCAATGCTTGTTCTACAGCCATTCACAACTTTTTCCAAGAAAGAGGCTTTTTGTGGGTACACACACCCATCATTACGGCTAGCGATTGCGAAGGTGCAGGTGAATTATTTAGCGTCACCAGCTTGGATCTGAAAAATATTCCCCGCACAGAAAACCAAGCAGTAGATTATAGCCAAGACTTTTTTGGTAAACCTACATATTTAACTGTGAGTGGACAGCTAGAAGCCGAAGTGATGGCGATGGCGTTTAGCAACGTCTACACCTTTGGCCCTACTTTCCGTGCAGAAAATTCCAACACCTCGCGCCACTTAGCCGAATTTTGGATGGTTGAGCCAGAAATGGCATTTTGTGACCTAGAAGGTGATATGGATTTAGCTGAGGCGTTTCTCAAATATATATTTAAATATGTGTTGGAAAAATGCCCAGAAGATATGGAATTTTTTAATCAACGCATTGATAATTCTGTATTAGCAACCGCCGAAAATATTATTAATAATCAATTTGAGCGTTTAACTTATACAGATGCCATCAAACTTTTAGAAAAGGCTGATTTCAAGTTTGAATATCCCGTAAGTTGGGGACTAGATTTACAGTCAGAACACGAACGCTATTTAGCAGAACAACTGTTTAAAAAACCAGTAATTGTCACAGATTATCCAGCGCAAATCAAAGCATTTTATATGCGGTTAAACGATGATGAAAAGACCGTGCGCGCAATGGATATTCTGGCACCGAAAATCGGCGAAATCATTGGCGGTTCACAACGAGAAGAACGCTTAGAAGTGCTAGAACGCCGCATATTAGCGCAAGGAATGAAGCCAGAAGATTTGTGGTGGTATCTGGATTTACGCCGTTATGGTACAGTTCCCCATGCTGGTTTTGGTTTGGGTTTTGAACGACTCGTGCAATTTATCACAGGTATGGCAAATATCAGAGATGTGATCCCCTTCCCACGTACACCGCAAAGTGCGGAGTTTTAA
- the rlmD gene encoding 23S rRNA (uracil(1939)-C(5))-methyltransferase RlmD: MTNTNWQQGELIEVTIADLSDTGDGVGRYNDRVVFVPDSVPGDRVVVRLLHVKPKYAHGKVQELLQRSPHRQRPSCIVADKCGGCQWQHINYEFQLTAKRNQVIQALERIGGFTQPFVDPVLVPVSPLGYRNKATYPVGKSSTGQVQTGYYQKASHQLINLNQCPVQDSRLNPILAEVKLDIQKRGWQIYDERRHQGQIRHLGLRIGRRTGEILLTLVVKDWHLTGIETQAQEWLQRYPQLVGVSLNRNGDRTNAIFGSETHCIAGMPYLREKFAGLEFQVLPDTFFQVYTETAEALLEVIQSELNLQGYEVLVDAYCGIGTLTLPLAKQVQQATGLEVQAEAVQQAILNAQRNGINNVTFQTGAVEKLLPQMESVPDVVLLDPPRKGCDRAVIESLRQTKPQKIVYVSCKVATLARDLKLLCQDGLYTLTRVQPADFFPQTAHVEAAAFLALSQ, from the coding sequence ATGACAAACACAAATTGGCAACAGGGTGAATTAATTGAAGTGACGATCGCGGATTTGAGCGATACTGGTGATGGTGTTGGCAGATATAACGATCGCGTTGTCTTTGTTCCCGATTCGGTACCAGGCGATCGCGTTGTTGTGCGCTTGTTACACGTGAAGCCGAAATATGCCCACGGCAAAGTTCAGGAATTATTGCAACGATCGCCCCATCGTCAAAGACCAAGTTGTATTGTGGCTGATAAATGCGGTGGTTGCCAATGGCAACATATTAATTATGAGTTCCAGCTTACAGCTAAACGCAATCAAGTCATCCAAGCTTTGGAACGCATAGGTGGTTTCACGCAACCATTTGTAGATCCTGTACTTGTACCAGTTTCTCCTTTGGGTTATCGTAACAAAGCTACATATCCAGTCGGGAAATCTTCTACAGGGCAGGTACAAACTGGTTACTACCAAAAAGCTAGCCACCAATTAATTAACTTGAATCAATGCCCAGTGCAAGACTCGCGATTAAATCCCATACTTGCTGAGGTGAAGCTGGATATTCAAAAGCGGGGTTGGCAAATTTATGATGAACGTCGCCATCAAGGGCAAATCCGTCATTTAGGTTTACGCATTGGGCGGCGCACTGGGGAAATTTTATTAACTCTAGTTGTTAAAGATTGGCATTTAACAGGCATTGAAACCCAAGCACAGGAATGGTTGCAACGCTATCCCCAGTTAGTAGGTGTATCGTTAAATCGCAATGGCGATCGCACTAATGCCATCTTTGGTAGTGAGACTCACTGTATTGCTGGTATGCCATACTTGCGCGAAAAATTTGCAGGATTGGAATTCCAGGTACTACCCGATACGTTTTTTCAGGTTTATACTGAAACAGCAGAGGCACTTTTAGAAGTAATTCAGTCAGAACTGAATCTTCAAGGGTATGAGGTATTGGTGGATGCCTACTGTGGAATTGGAACTTTGACCTTGCCTTTGGCGAAACAAGTACAGCAAGCTACCGGGCTAGAAGTACAAGCAGAGGCAGTACAGCAAGCAATTTTGAATGCTCAACGCAATGGAATTAATAATGTTACCTTCCAAACCGGGGCAGTAGAAAAATTGCTGCCACAGATGGAAAGCGTCCCAGATGTGGTACTACTCGATCCGCCTCGCAAAGGTTGCGATCGCGCTGTCATCGAATCTTTACGGCAAACGAAACCACAAAAAATCGTTTACGTCAGCTGTAAAGTAGCTACCTTGGCTCGAGACTTGAAGTTGCTCTGCCAAGATGGGCTATATACGCTCACACGGGTGCAACCTGCTGATTTTTTCCCGCAAACCGCTCATGTGGAAGCTGCCGCATTTCTTGCGTTATCACAATAA
- the purF gene encoding amidophosphoribosyltransferase: MIPYHPDSLDDYSQQSDNTINSDENRPDKPEEACGVFGIYAPGEDVAKLTYFGLYALQHRGQESAGIATFEGTKVHLHKDMGLVSQVFNETVLQDLPGNLAVGHTRYSTTGSSRKVNAQPAVVETSLGSLALAHNGNLVNTVQLREELLKNKCNLVTTTDSEMIAFAIAEEVNAGANWLDATIEACRRCQGAFSLVIGTPDGVMGVRDPNGIRPLVIGLLAGEPDRYVLASETCGLDIIGAEYVRDVQPGELVWINEEGLTSIQWHQQTQRKLCIFEMIYFARPDSLMHEETLYSYRMRLGRRLAAESLVEADLVFGVPDSGIPAAIGFSQASGIAYGEGLIKNRYVGRTFIQPTQSMRESGLRMKLNPLKDVLAGKRVVIVDDSIVRGTTSRKLVKTLREAGATEVHMRISSPPVTHPCFYGIDTDTQDQLIAATKSVEEIAKQLEVDTLAYLSWEGMLETTREDTNSFCSACFTGDYPVAIPEQVKRSKLILEKVVV, encoded by the coding sequence ATGATTCCCTACCATCCCGACTCTTTGGATGATTACTCTCAACAATCTGACAACACCATCAATAGTGATGAAAATCGTCCAGACAAGCCAGAAGAGGCTTGTGGAGTTTTTGGTATCTACGCACCAGGAGAAGACGTTGCGAAACTAACCTACTTTGGATTGTATGCACTCCAACACCGGGGTCAAGAATCTGCTGGCATTGCCACATTTGAGGGTACAAAAGTACACCTGCATAAAGATATGGGCTTGGTGTCTCAAGTCTTTAATGAAACCGTTCTCCAAGATTTACCAGGTAACCTCGCTGTTGGGCACACTCGTTACTCAACTACAGGTTCTAGCCGCAAGGTTAACGCCCAGCCTGCTGTAGTTGAGACTAGTCTTGGTTCATTGGCTCTTGCACATAATGGTAATTTGGTCAATACTGTGCAATTGCGGGAAGAGTTGCTCAAGAACAAATGCAACCTCGTGACAACAACAGACTCAGAAATGATTGCCTTTGCGATCGCAGAAGAAGTAAATGCTGGGGCAAATTGGTTAGATGCCACTATTGAAGCTTGTCGCCGTTGCCAAGGAGCTTTTAGTTTAGTAATTGGCACTCCTGATGGAGTGATGGGTGTACGCGACCCTAATGGTATTCGTCCATTAGTCATCGGCTTGTTAGCTGGTGAGCCAGACCGTTATGTCTTAGCTTCCGAAACTTGTGGCTTAGATATTATTGGTGCAGAATACGTGCGAGATGTTCAACCAGGGGAATTAGTTTGGATTAACGAAGAAGGTTTAACGTCTATTCAATGGCATCAACAGACCCAACGTAAGTTATGCATCTTTGAAATGATTTACTTTGCTCGTCCTGATAGCCTCATGCATGAGGAGACTTTGTACAGTTACCGGATGCGTTTAGGACGGCGACTCGCAGCAGAATCTCTGGTTGAAGCTGATTTGGTGTTTGGTGTTCCTGATTCTGGCATACCAGCCGCCATTGGATTTTCCCAAGCTTCTGGCATTGCTTATGGTGAAGGATTGATTAAAAATCGCTACGTAGGACGCACTTTTATTCAGCCAACTCAATCCATGCGCGAGTCGGGTTTGCGGATGAAACTCAACCCCCTCAAAGATGTGCTAGCAGGTAAACGTGTGGTGATTGTAGATGATTCCATTGTGCGGGGAACCACCAGCCGGAAATTAGTCAAAACTCTGCGGGAAGCTGGTGCTACAGAAGTACATATGCGAATTTCTTCTCCGCCAGTCACTCATCCTTGCTTTTATGGCATTGATACCGACACCCAGGATCAGCTAATTGCTGCTACCAAGTCAGTAGAAGAAATTGCCAAGCAGTTGGAAGTAGATACCCTTGCTTATCTCAGTTGGGAGGGAATGCTAGAAACTACTAGAGAAGACACCAATAGTTTCTGTTCTGCTTGCTTTACAGGCGATTACCCCGTTGCTATTCCTGAGCAAGTGAAGCGTTCTAAGTTGATTTTGGAAAAGGTTGTAGTGTAG
- the purL gene encoding phosphoribosylformylglycinamidine synthase subunit PurL has protein sequence MTAQSSAPFSPQEIAAEGLKPEEYEEIVRRLGRHPNKAELGMFGVMWSEHCCYKNSRPLLKQFPTTGPRILVGPGENAGVVDLGDGLQLAFKIESHNHPSAVEPFQGAATGVGGILRDIFTMGARPIALLNSLRFGSLEDGKTQRLFQGVVAGISHYGNCVGVPTVGGEVYFDPAYSGNPLVNVMALGLMETPEIVKSGASGIGNPVLYVGSTTGRDGMGGASFASAELSDESLDDRPAVQVGDPFLEKSLIEACLEAFKTGAVVAAQDMGAAGITCSTSEMAAKGGVGIELDLDKIPVRELGMVPYEYLLSESQERMLFVAHKGREQELIDIFHRWGLQAVVAGTVIAEPIVRILFEGGIAAEIPADALAENTPLYHRELLAEPPEYARQAWEWQADSLPPCNTAGIEIKGSLQSWNDILLTLLDTPTIASKSWVYRQYDHQVQNNTVIFPGGADAAVVRLRPLEPPGKTGSKTGVAATVDCNPRYVYLDPYEGAKAVVAEAARNLSCVGAEPLAVTDNLNFGSPEKPIGYWQLAEACRGLAEGCRELATPVTGGNVSLYNETLDSQGNPQPIYPTPVVGMVGLIPDISKICGQAWQAAGDAIYLLGLLPQSDDNLGASEYLAAIHNTIAGKPPKVDFESERRIQKVCREGIRAGWIRSAHDCAEGGLAVALAESCIAANLGAQITLELPANNSTRLDTLLFGEGGGQILVSVGSEQQEIWESYLQEHLGQKWQKLGTVADSEIGLGVLTSDNQTLIKGSINDMTNRYSQAIAKRLAVHITTPS, from the coding sequence ATGACTGCCCAATCCTCTGCTCCCTTTTCACCCCAAGAAATCGCCGCTGAAGGTTTGAAACCAGAAGAATACGAAGAGATTGTCCGACGGTTAGGGCGACATCCCAACAAAGCTGAACTAGGAATGTTTGGGGTAATGTGGTCAGAGCATTGTTGTTATAAAAATTCCCGGCCTTTACTCAAACAGTTTCCAACAACAGGCCCCCGAATTCTGGTTGGGCCTGGTGAAAATGCTGGTGTTGTAGATTTAGGCGACGGATTACAACTTGCTTTTAAGATTGAATCCCATAACCACCCCTCAGCAGTCGAACCCTTCCAAGGTGCGGCAACGGGAGTCGGAGGTATCCTTAGAGATATCTTTACGATGGGTGCGCGTCCCATAGCTTTGTTGAATTCCCTGCGCTTTGGTTCCCTAGAAGATGGTAAAACTCAAAGGCTGTTCCAAGGTGTTGTAGCTGGGATTAGCCACTATGGTAATTGCGTTGGAGTTCCCACAGTTGGCGGTGAAGTTTACTTTGACCCCGCTTACTCTGGCAATCCCTTAGTAAATGTCATGGCGTTGGGATTGATGGAAACTCCAGAAATCGTGAAATCTGGGGCTTCTGGGATTGGTAACCCTGTGTTATATGTCGGTTCCACCACCGGACGCGATGGTATGGGAGGCGCAAGTTTTGCTAGTGCAGAATTGAGTGATGAATCTTTAGATGACCGTCCGGCTGTGCAAGTTGGCGATCCATTTTTAGAAAAATCGTTAATTGAAGCCTGTTTAGAAGCATTTAAGACAGGTGCAGTTGTCGCTGCCCAAGATATGGGTGCTGCAGGTATTACCTGTTCCACATCAGAGATGGCTGCTAAAGGCGGTGTCGGTATTGAACTCGATTTAGATAAAATTCCGGTGCGGGAATTGGGGATGGTTCCCTATGAATACCTGCTTTCAGAATCGCAAGAACGGATGCTGTTTGTTGCCCACAAGGGACGAGAACAGGAGTTAATTGATATTTTTCACCGTTGGGGACTCCAGGCGGTTGTCGCTGGGACGGTAATTGCGGAACCGATTGTGCGGATTCTTTTTGAAGGCGGAATCGCCGCCGAAATTCCGGCGGATGCTTTAGCTGAAAACACTCCCCTATATCATCGGGAATTGTTGGCGGAACCTCCAGAATATGCCCGCCAAGCTTGGGAATGGCAGGCTGATTCTTTACCTCCCTGCAATACTGCTGGGATTGAAATTAAAGGAAGTCTGCAAAGTTGGAATGATATTCTGTTAACTTTGCTGGATACTCCTACCATTGCTTCTAAAAGCTGGGTATATCGTCAGTATGACCATCAAGTGCAGAATAATACGGTGATTTTCCCTGGCGGTGCTGATGCGGCTGTGGTGCGCTTACGTCCTTTAGAACCCCCTGGAAAAACAGGAAGTAAGACAGGTGTCGCCGCAACGGTAGATTGCAATCCCCGCTATGTGTACCTTGACCCTTACGAAGGTGCTAAGGCTGTGGTGGCTGAAGCTGCACGCAATCTTAGCTGTGTGGGTGCTGAACCGTTAGCTGTAACAGATAATTTGAATTTTGGTAGCCCAGAAAAACCAATAGGATACTGGCAATTAGCAGAAGCTTGTCGCGGTTTAGCAGAAGGTTGTCGGGAATTGGCTACCCCGGTAACTGGAGGGAATGTTTCTCTTTATAATGAAACCCTGGATTCTCAAGGTAATCCCCAGCCGATTTATCCGACTCCGGTTGTGGGTATGGTGGGATTAATTCCCGATATCAGCAAAATTTGTGGTCAAGCTTGGCAAGCTGCAGGCGATGCAATTTATCTTTTAGGTTTGCTACCTCAATCTGACGATAATTTAGGTGCTTCCGAATATTTAGCCGCAATTCACAATACTATTGCTGGTAAACCGCCCAAGGTGGATTTTGAGTCGGAACGTCGCATTCAGAAAGTTTGCCGTGAGGGGATTCGTGCAGGCTGGATACGTTCAGCCCATGATTGTGCTGAGGGCGGATTAGCTGTGGCTTTAGCCGAATCTTGCATTGCTGCTAACCTCGGTGCCCAAATTACTTTAGAATTACCAGCCAATAACTCAACAAGGTTGGATACATTGCTATTTGGCGAAGGTGGTGGACAAATTTTAGTGTCCGTGGGTTCAGAACAACAAGAAATTTGGGAATCCTATTTACAGGAACATCTCGGTCAAAAATGGCAAAAACTGGGGACAGTGGCTGATTCAGAGATAGGTTTGGGGGTCTTAACCTCTGATAACCAAACCTTAATAAAAGGTAGTATCAACGATATGACAAATCGCTATTCCCAAGCGATCGCTAAACGATTAGCAGTTCATATTACTACCCCTAGTTAA
- a CDS encoding DUF6439 family protein, with protein MSQPTQLPKTSQLNEFSTLELAQALMERLSISPNDWHRLKSNRNSRAREQAAAALVFLLKDQPQEALARLEQATGWLDRSISAPPCPTHGHGGKETGE; from the coding sequence ATGTCTCAACCTACCCAGCTGCCTAAAACCAGTCAACTGAATGAATTTAGCACTCTGGAACTAGCCCAAGCCCTCATGGAGAGGCTCAGCATTTCCCCTAATGATTGGCATCGCCTCAAGTCTAACCGCAATTCCCGCGCTCGTGAACAGGCCGCTGCTGCGCTGGTGTTTCTCCTGAAGGATCAGCCACAAGAAGCACTCGCCAGATTAGAACAGGCTACTGGTTGGTTAGATCGTTCTATTTCTGCTCCCCCTTGTCCAACTCATGGTCATGGGGGGAAGGAGACTGGGGAATAG